In a single window of the Natronorubrum halophilum genome:
- a CDS encoding cupin domain-containing protein: protein MEKVAIDDVDIEVNPMNVHSVRRPVSRALGCTDFAMNYFELESGESFSGGYHTHHDQEEVFYVQEGTATFETEAGDVTVEAGEVIRFAPGDFQKGYNDADEPVVGFAFGAPGARHDWDEIESMIYCQDCEAEVGHGLELTDEGVFRMTCTDCGNSFTIG, encoded by the coding sequence ATGGAGAAAGTCGCGATCGACGACGTCGATATCGAGGTCAACCCGATGAACGTCCACTCGGTCAGACGGCCGGTTTCACGGGCGCTCGGCTGTACCGACTTCGCGATGAACTACTTCGAACTCGAGTCCGGCGAATCTTTCTCGGGCGGCTATCACACCCATCACGATCAGGAGGAGGTCTTCTACGTTCAGGAGGGTACCGCGACGTTCGAAACCGAGGCGGGCGACGTCACCGTCGAGGCGGGCGAAGTGATCCGCTTTGCGCCGGGTGACTTCCAGAAGGGGTACAACGACGCCGACGAACCGGTCGTCGGATTCGCGTTCGGCGCACCCGGTGCCCGACACGACTGGGACGAGATCGAGTCGATGATCTACTGTCAGGATTGCGAGGCGGAAGTCGGCCACGGCCTCGAACTCACCGACGAGGGGGTCTTCCGAATGACCTGTACCGACTGCGGGAACTCGTTTACGATCGGCTAA
- a CDS encoding YcaO-like family protein, with product MHIHVVGDDPVRSAVVAALGDVDIAVEEASPDELADARFAVVSDVAGAATFERANRAARAGGTPWIAVEIGGVGGHPLTAVDAAVSGFASGAGCFDCLRRRVASNLEEGAMSDEPRADRAAARLAGALAGRECVRVLSGDERSVIGHTVELPHNRRRFLPLPGCDCRDGDRDRTLERDDERLELDAAVERVEATIDDRVGVVRSIGEIDSFPAPYYLATTADTAGFSDASAPTQAAGVADDWNAALMKAVGEGLERYCAGVYREDDFVHASEDALENAVSPTDLVRPEDAPPYDSGDERRWVPGENLASGASVHLPAAAVQFPQPGERLVPSITTGLGLGSSTVDALLSGLTEVLERDATMLAWYSTFDPLELSIEDDTFATLERRARSEGLSVTPLLVTQDIDVPVVAVAVHRDSDALAESVASADDDWPAFAVGSAAGLDATAAARSALEEALQNWMELRSLGPEGADDASGAIGEYASFPDAVRSFVDAERTIPAESVGPDPVPSGTAALEELVSRTSDADLTPFAARLTTRDVEQAGFEAVRVVVPGAQPLFTGEPFFGERARTVPDDLGFESRLDRAFHPYP from the coding sequence ATGCACATCCACGTCGTCGGTGACGACCCGGTTCGTTCGGCCGTCGTCGCCGCGCTCGGAGACGTCGATATCGCCGTCGAAGAGGCCAGTCCGGACGAACTCGCGGACGCTCGGTTCGCGGTCGTAAGCGACGTCGCCGGTGCAGCGACGTTCGAGCGGGCGAACCGGGCCGCTCGAGCGGGCGGAACGCCGTGGATCGCCGTCGAGATCGGCGGCGTCGGCGGCCATCCGCTCACCGCGGTCGACGCGGCCGTCTCGGGGTTCGCATCCGGCGCGGGCTGTTTCGACTGTCTCCGGCGCCGCGTCGCGTCGAACCTCGAGGAGGGGGCGATGAGCGACGAGCCGCGGGCGGATCGCGCCGCGGCGCGGCTGGCCGGCGCGCTCGCGGGCCGGGAGTGCGTGCGCGTCCTCTCGGGCGACGAGCGATCGGTGATCGGCCACACCGTCGAACTCCCGCACAACAGACGGCGATTCCTGCCGTTGCCGGGCTGTGACTGCCGGGACGGTGATCGAGATCGGACGCTCGAGCGCGACGACGAGCGCCTCGAACTCGACGCGGCCGTCGAACGCGTCGAAGCGACGATCGACGACCGGGTCGGCGTCGTCAGGAGCATCGGCGAAATCGACTCGTTCCCCGCGCCGTACTACCTGGCGACGACGGCGGATACCGCGGGCTTCAGCGACGCCAGCGCGCCGACCCAGGCGGCCGGGGTCGCCGACGACTGGAACGCGGCGCTGATGAAAGCCGTGGGCGAGGGCCTCGAGCGCTACTGCGCCGGCGTCTACCGGGAGGACGACTTCGTCCACGCGAGCGAGGACGCCCTCGAGAACGCGGTCTCTCCGACGGATCTCGTGCGACCCGAGGACGCACCACCCTACGACTCGGGCGACGAGCGCCGGTGGGTTCCGGGCGAGAACCTTGCGTCGGGAGCGTCGGTCCACTTGCCCGCCGCGGCGGTCCAGTTTCCCCAGCCCGGCGAGCGACTCGTCCCGTCGATCACGACCGGGCTCGGCCTCGGTTCGTCGACCGTGGACGCCCTGTTGTCGGGGCTGACGGAGGTCCTCGAACGGGACGCGACCATGCTCGCGTGGTACTCGACGTTCGACCCGCTCGAACTGTCGATCGAGGACGACACCTTCGCGACCCTCGAGCGCCGCGCTCGAAGCGAGGGGCTGTCGGTGACGCCGCTGCTCGTCACGCAGGATATCGACGTCCCCGTGGTCGCGGTCGCCGTCCACCGCGATTCGGACGCGCTGGCCGAATCCGTCGCGTCGGCCGACGACGACTGGCCGGCCTTCGCCGTCGGCTCCGCGGCGGGGCTCGACGCCACCGCCGCGGCGCGATCGGCGCTCGAGGAGGCCCTCCAGAACTGGATGGAACTGCGCAGCCTCGGCCCCGAGGGGGCCGACGACGCCTCGGGCGCGATCGGCGAGTACGCGTCGTTCCCCGACGCCGTGCGGTCGTTCGTCGACGCGGAGCGGACGATTCCGGCCGAAAGCGTCGGTCCGGATCCGGTTCCCTCGGGAACGGCGGCGCTCGAGGAACTCGTTTCGCGGACGAGCGATGCCGACCTGACGCCGTTCGCGGCGCGATTGACGACTCGAGACGTCGAGCAGGCCGGATTCGAGGCGGTTCGAGTCGTCGTCCCAGGTGCCCAGCCCCTGTTTACCGGCGAACCGTTCTTCGGTGAGCGAGCGCGAACGGTTCCGGACGATCTCGGGTTCGAGTCGCGTCTCGATCGCGCGTTTCATCCGTATCCATAG
- a CDS encoding RNA-binding protein: protein MPQIPLHYVDLRTFCYATEDEKRVEQALRTLLPEEFEIERVESEGHFGDRILVLSARVEKANDVRHVLSRLADLESFDELIDELDERVTENTELFLRLDKQAAFGEEIRLGDGITFRGKVEAYPAKKERAVENAEEVLERLRDGE, encoded by the coding sequence ATGCCACAGATCCCGCTTCACTACGTCGATTTACGCACGTTCTGTTACGCCACCGAGGACGAGAAACGCGTCGAGCAGGCGCTCCGAACGCTCCTCCCCGAGGAGTTCGAGATCGAACGCGTCGAGAGCGAGGGCCACTTCGGCGACCGCATCCTCGTCCTCTCCGCGCGCGTCGAGAAGGCGAACGACGTCCGGCACGTCCTCTCGCGACTCGCCGACCTCGAGTCCTTCGACGAGTTGATCGACGAACTCGACGAGCGGGTCACCGAGAACACCGAACTCTTCTTGCGACTGGACAAACAGGCCGCCTTCGGCGAGGAGATCCGTCTGGGCGACGGCATCACCTTCCGCGGAAAGGTCGAGGCCTACCCCGCGAAGAAAGAACGGGCCGTCGAAAACGCCGAGGAAGTCCTCGAGCGACTTCGAGACGGCGAATAA
- a CDS encoding DUF1918 domain-containing protein, which produces MSFEKDDRVVLDDEHSEFDGETGTITQTMESMFGDVTYTISFEEGQEAGVPEDALEEADEDDDIDADEDDE; this is translated from the coding sequence ATGAGCTTTGAGAAAGACGACCGCGTCGTCCTGGACGACGAGCACAGCGAGTTCGACGGCGAGACGGGAACGATCACCCAGACGATGGAGTCGATGTTCGGTGACGTGACCTACACCATCAGCTTCGAGGAGGGTCAGGAAGCCGGCGTCCCCGAGGACGCTCTCGAGGAAGCCGACGAGGACGACGACATCGACGCCGACGAAGACGACGAATAA
- a CDS encoding succinylglutamate desuccinylase/aspartoacylase family protein, which translates to MRRRTILAAGSALAGTVAAGFVSQPSGDHRLLTAAREPGDAGETNTNTERLLPGTVHETRLHEIDAPRDGPTAMVFGGIHGDERNGIAVAREITEWHPDAGTLVVVPETDRVAVENDEREGVDGNLNRHFPADREPVSELARGIWDAVETRDPDVVLDLHRSLGIYDFHRQYVGQAVFHSPDAHGDALADALDDDSVPWYLPFHRFTARETDLSGPLLFQKAARELEASTYLFETTEFLLDQPTRNEMTRLAAARVLELHGLLETGGDA; encoded by the coding sequence ATGAGGCGTCGGACGATTTTGGCCGCCGGTAGCGCGCTCGCGGGGACAGTCGCCGCTGGCTTTGTCAGCCAGCCGTCGGGCGACCATCGGCTACTCACAGCGGCTCGAGAGCCGGGTGATGCGGGCGAGACCAACACGAACACGGAACGACTGCTTCCCGGCACCGTCCACGAGACCAGGCTCCACGAGATCGACGCGCCGCGAGACGGTCCCACCGCCATGGTGTTCGGTGGCATCCACGGCGACGAGCGAAACGGAATCGCGGTCGCCCGCGAGATCACCGAGTGGCACCCCGACGCGGGGACGCTCGTCGTCGTCCCCGAGACCGACCGCGTGGCCGTCGAGAACGACGAGCGGGAGGGCGTCGACGGCAACCTCAACCGTCACTTCCCGGCCGATCGTGAGCCGGTGAGCGAGCTCGCGCGAGGGATCTGGGACGCCGTCGAAACCCGCGATCCCGACGTCGTCCTCGATCTCCACCGATCGCTCGGAATCTACGACTTCCACCGGCAGTACGTCGGGCAGGCCGTTTTTCACTCGCCGGACGCCCACGGCGACGCACTCGCCGACGCGCTCGACGACGACTCCGTCCCGTGGTACCTTCCGTTCCACCGGTTTACGGCCCGGGAGACCGATCTCTCCGGACCGTTGCTCTTCCAGAAGGCGGCGCGCGAACTCGAGGCGAGCACGTACCTCTTCGAGACGACGGAGTTCCTACTCGATCAGCCGACGCGAAACGAGATGACGCGGCTGGCGGCTGCACGCGTACTCGAGTTGCACGGCCTGCTCGAGACGGGAGGTGACGCATGA
- a CDS encoding sensor histidine kinase: MPRITLTDEYLGAAVIIGLGMLFLIPLIEDWIAVGAPVTTLQVTMLFLPLVYFGVLLWYVRWRLGQPEDNALPRIAVWFLLGALLTPLLVGFSLLGQEQTLSDIFYVTNRAALRGGVIFLIIGHYSANNQHIRDQLEERTQQLEFVNRLLRHDIRNDVMVIIGYAEMIADQYRDERFVEREEISRDPLQQIEERADRIAELANMASRLDSNEDYHPQRIWLVEMLETTIDRVQAEYPEAEFDLVTTEEGEQYVAADDALKGVFENLLRNAVQHNDQPTPQITATIDPSPETVTVRVTDNGPGLPESMRSTFFDPGVKGSDSSGSGLGLYLVETLIDRYNGDIWVEENDPRGATFVIELDRYTEPAADESRRISSAP, from the coding sequence ATGCCCCGTATCACCCTCACTGACGAATATTTGGGGGCTGCCGTGATTATCGGACTCGGAATGTTGTTCCTCATCCCGCTGATCGAGGACTGGATCGCGGTCGGTGCCCCGGTTACTACCCTTCAGGTGACCATGCTTTTTCTCCCCCTCGTGTACTTCGGAGTGTTGCTCTGGTACGTCAGATGGCGACTCGGACAGCCCGAGGATAACGCGCTGCCACGCATCGCAGTGTGGTTCCTTCTCGGAGCGCTACTGACGCCGCTCCTGGTCGGGTTTTCACTCTTGGGCCAGGAACAAACACTCTCTGACATCTTTTATGTAACTAACAGGGCGGCACTCCGGGGTGGTGTCATCTTCCTAATTATCGGCCACTACAGCGCGAACAATCAACACATCAGGGATCAACTCGAAGAGCGCACCCAACAACTCGAGTTCGTCAATCGGCTGCTCCGTCACGACATTCGAAACGATGTGATGGTCATAATCGGGTACGCCGAGATGATCGCCGATCAGTACCGGGACGAACGGTTCGTGGAACGCGAGGAAATCTCTCGCGATCCGCTCCAACAGATCGAGGAACGCGCCGACCGTATCGCCGAACTCGCGAACATGGCGAGTCGGCTCGATAGCAACGAGGACTACCATCCCCAACGGATTTGGTTGGTCGAGATGCTCGAAACGACCATCGACCGCGTCCAAGCCGAATACCCCGAAGCGGAGTTCGATCTCGTGACTACCGAGGAAGGAGAGCAGTATGTCGCTGCGGATGACGCGTTGAAAGGCGTGTTCGAGAACCTCCTTCGGAACGCCGTCCAGCACAACGATCAGCCGACGCCGCAAATCACGGCGACGATAGATCCCAGCCCCGAGACGGTGACGGTACGAGTAACCGACAACGGTCCCGGACTTCCCGAATCGATGCGATCTACGTTTTTCGATCCCGGAGTGAAGGGAAGCGATTCGTCGGGCTCCGGCCTCGGCCTGTATCTGGTCGAAACGCTCATCGACCGTTACAACGGCGATATCTGGGTCGAAGAGAACGATCCCAGAGGGGCTACGTTCGTCATCGAACTCGATCGATACACCGAACCCGCGGCGGACGAGAGTCGCCGCATCTCGAGTGCGCCGTGA
- a CDS encoding type 1 glutamine amidotransferase domain-containing protein: protein MTVALFVVSEEGYWGEECVEPLETLSDAGVEITVATPSGKPPKIDERSIDPEQVGEETAEHVREVHETDERLNDPIPTARADAEAYDAVVFPGGHGTEWDVNQDSDARRLLRDIVEDDDGKALVVCHAVGILAFARDSHGAFVVNGREVTGFPNEWEDDIVDENDCMPSGRKLPYWVEDEVKAAGGDWDAELEADTSVTVDGDLVTGRGPGSSSAAAETLLEELER, encoded by the coding sequence ATGACAGTTGCACTGTTTGTCGTCAGCGAAGAGGGGTACTGGGGAGAGGAGTGCGTCGAACCGCTCGAGACGCTGTCGGACGCGGGCGTCGAGATCACGGTTGCAACGCCGTCGGGAAAGCCGCCGAAGATCGACGAGCGCTCGATCGATCCCGAGCAGGTCGGCGAGGAGACCGCCGAGCACGTTCGGGAGGTCCACGAGACCGACGAGCGACTGAACGATCCGATTCCGACGGCGCGGGCCGACGCCGAGGCCTACGACGCCGTCGTCTTCCCCGGCGGCCACGGCACCGAATGGGACGTCAACCAGGACAGCGATGCTCGACGACTGCTGCGTGACATCGTCGAGGACGACGACGGAAAGGCGCTCGTCGTCTGCCACGCCGTCGGGATCCTCGCGTTCGCCCGCGACAGCCACGGCGCGTTCGTCGTCAACGGTCGCGAGGTGACCGGCTTCCCCAACGAGTGGGAGGACGACATCGTCGACGAGAACGACTGCATGCCGAGCGGTCGGAAACTGCCCTACTGGGTCGAGGACGAAGTGAAAGCCGCCGGCGGCGACTGGGACGCCGAACTCGAGGCCGACACGAGCGTCACCGTCGACGGCGACCTCGTCACCGGCCGCGGCCCCGGCTCCTCGAGCGCGGCCGCCGAAACGCTGCTCGAGGAACTGGAACGCTAA
- a CDS encoding Hsp20/alpha crystallin family protein, producing the protein MTDRSNPFENLEELLNRLNRQFETAARSWESDLDTRSRLDLSMGGATTQLDLADHGDEFTVTVDVPGYETDDLELELRGDTLEISGERESEHERALEEEDADETPQSEATYIRREREMQSFSRRIQLPDPVEADAVTAAVNNGILTVHLPKRNSSDDSRSIEIE; encoded by the coding sequence ATGACAGACCGTTCCAATCCGTTCGAGAACCTGGAAGAACTGCTCAACCGACTGAACCGCCAGTTCGAGACGGCCGCCCGCTCGTGGGAGTCGGACCTCGACACGCGAAGCCGACTCGACCTCTCGATGGGAGGGGCGACGACGCAACTGGATCTCGCCGACCACGGTGACGAGTTCACCGTTACCGTCGACGTGCCGGGCTATGAGACCGACGACCTCGAACTCGAACTCCGCGGCGACACCCTCGAGATCAGCGGCGAGCGCGAGAGCGAACACGAACGGGCGCTCGAGGAGGAAGACGCGGACGAGACACCCCAATCAGAAGCGACCTACATCCGCCGTGAACGGGAGATGCAGTCGTTCAGTCGCCGGATTCAACTACCCGATCCCGTCGAGGCGGATGCCGTTACTGCGGCCGTCAACAACGGCATTCTAACGGTTCACCTTCCCAAGCGGAACTCGAGCGACGACTCGCGGTCCATCGAGATCGAGTGA
- a CDS encoding DHH family phosphoesterase, with product MSRAAELASILETTASLAIVCHDNPDPDCLASALALEAIASDHDVEEITITYGGEISHQQNRAFVNMLEIPLESIDDTDIDAYDRLAFIDHSQPGANTELPASVVPEIVIDHHPGDPVEAAFEDIQPRVGATATIFVEYLRDLDIELTPRLASALLFALHRERLDFVREPTRREYEAALAIYPDADLETLEQLYGSAFSPGTLDAIGRAIATRERRGSSMVANVGKTAETDALPQAADYLLNLEGVDTVLVYGIVGDAIRMSARSIDPRVHIGETLGTGFDELGQVGGHHDMAGGRIELGLFADTADDADELLEFVSDRLSRRFFDTLNLDDDR from the coding sequence ATGTCCCGCGCGGCCGAACTCGCGTCCATCCTCGAGACGACCGCGTCGCTCGCGATCGTCTGTCACGACAATCCGGATCCGGACTGTCTCGCCAGCGCGCTGGCCCTGGAGGCGATCGCGAGCGACCACGACGTCGAGGAGATCACGATCACCTACGGCGGTGAGATCTCCCACCAGCAAAACCGTGCGTTCGTCAACATGCTCGAGATCCCCCTCGAGTCGATCGACGACACCGACATCGACGCGTACGATCGCCTCGCTTTTATCGATCATTCCCAACCCGGCGCGAACACCGAACTGCCGGCGAGCGTCGTCCCCGAAATCGTCATCGACCACCACCCCGGCGACCCCGTCGAGGCGGCGTTCGAAGACATTCAGCCGAGGGTCGGCGCGACGGCGACGATCTTCGTCGAGTACCTCCGCGATCTCGATATAGAACTGACGCCGCGACTCGCCTCGGCGCTGCTCTTCGCGCTCCACCGAGAGCGACTGGATTTCGTTCGCGAACCGACCAGACGGGAGTACGAGGCGGCGCTCGCGATCTACCCCGATGCGGACCTGGAGACGCTCGAGCAACTGTACGGCAGCGCGTTCTCGCCGGGAACGCTCGACGCGATCGGGCGGGCGATCGCAACCCGGGAGCGACGCGGCTCCTCGATGGTCGCGAACGTCGGCAAGACCGCCGAGACGGACGCGCTCCCGCAGGCGGCGGATTACCTGCTCAACCTCGAGGGCGTCGACACCGTCCTCGTCTACGGTATCGTCGGTGACGCGATCCGGATGAGCGCCCGCTCGATCGATCCGCGGGTTCACATCGGAGAGACGCTGGGAACCGGCTTCGACGAACTCGGTCAGGTCGGCGGTCACCACGACATGGCGGGAGGACGGATCGAACTCGGTCTGTTCGCCGACACCGCAGACGACGCGGACGAGTTGCTCGAGTTCGTCAGCGACCGCCTCTCTCGTCGGTTCTTCGACACGTTGAACCTCGATGACGACCGGTGA
- a CDS encoding thiolase domain-containing protein produces the protein MRDAYLVGAGQSDYGAFPEESYRSLFRTAYEAATESVPNGLEASDIDEAFIGNLGVGGRQLGLSGPAVTEHVGLDGVPCTRVENACAASGFAVRQAVQAVKSGMADVVLAGGFEIMSDTSSDATKYWLGVSGETEWERLSGTTFSGVYAQMASVHMETYGTTREQLSRVAVKNHANGAKNPHAQLGFECSLEDAQSAPVVADPLNLYHCCPTSDGAACALIVGEDVVDDYTDDPIRVAGVGAGSDNVGLYQRNTYTGVPASRRAAESAYEMAGIGPDELDFAEVHDCFAIAELLAYEDLGFCEKGEAGRLIESGETELGGDLPVNTSGGLKSKGHPIGATGAGQVVEAYKQLTGNAGERQVENPKRGLTHNVGGSGGAAVVHVFEKEAEAEVSAP, from the coding sequence ATGCGAGACGCATATCTCGTCGGCGCGGGACAATCGGATTACGGAGCGTTTCCGGAGGAGAGCTATCGGTCGCTGTTTCGGACGGCGTACGAGGCGGCCACGGAGAGCGTGCCGAACGGACTCGAGGCGAGCGACATCGACGAAGCGTTCATCGGAAATCTCGGCGTCGGCGGCCGCCAACTCGGTCTCTCGGGGCCCGCAGTCACCGAACACGTCGGGCTCGACGGCGTCCCCTGTACGCGAGTCGAAAACGCCTGCGCGGCGAGCGGGTTCGCGGTCCGACAGGCCGTCCAGGCGGTCAAGTCCGGCATGGCCGACGTCGTCCTCGCGGGCGGCTTCGAGATCATGTCCGACACGAGTTCCGACGCGACGAAGTACTGGCTCGGCGTCTCCGGCGAGACCGAGTGGGAGCGTCTCTCGGGGACCACCTTCTCCGGCGTCTACGCCCAGATGGCCAGCGTCCACATGGAAACGTACGGCACCACGCGCGAACAGCTCTCGCGGGTCGCCGTGAAAAATCACGCCAACGGGGCGAAAAACCCGCACGCACAGTTGGGCTTCGAGTGCTCGCTCGAGGACGCCCAGTCGGCCCCCGTCGTCGCGGACCCGCTCAATCTCTATCACTGCTGTCCGACCTCCGACGGCGCGGCCTGCGCGCTGATCGTCGGCGAGGACGTCGTCGACGACTACACCGACGACCCGATCCGCGTCGCCGGCGTCGGTGCCGGCAGCGACAACGTCGGACTCTACCAGCGGAACACCTACACCGGCGTCCCGGCGAGCCGGCGCGCCGCAGAGTCGGCCTACGAGATGGCCGGAATCGGCCCCGACGAACTCGATTTCGCCGAAGTGCACGACTGCTTCGCCATCGCCGAACTGCTGGCCTACGAGGATCTGGGCTTCTGTGAGAAGGGCGAGGCCGGTCGGCTGATCGAATCCGGCGAGACGGAACTCGGCGGCGACCTCCCGGTCAACACCTCCGGCGGCCTGAAGTCCAAAGGACACCCCATCGGGGCAACGGGAGCCGGACAGGTCGTCGAGGCCTACAAACAGCTCACCGGAAACGCCGGCGAACGGCAGGTCGAAAACCCGAAACGCGGGCTCACGCACAACGTCGGCGGCAGCGGCGGTGCCGCCGTGGTTCACGTCTTTGAAAAGGAAGCGGAGGCGGAGGTGAGCGCCCCATGA